A genome region from Pongo pygmaeus isolate AG05252 chromosome 17, NHGRI_mPonPyg2-v2.0_pri, whole genome shotgun sequence includes the following:
- the SERPINB2 gene encoding plasminogen activator inhibitor 2, producing the protein MEDLCVANTLFALNLFKHLAKASPTQNLFLSPWSISSTMAMVYMGSRGSTEDQMAKVLQFNEVGASAVTPMTPENFTSCGFMQQIQKGTYPDAILQAQAADKIHSSFRSLSSAINASTGDYLLESVNKLFGEKSASFREEYIRLCQKYYSSEPQAVDFLECAEEARKKINSWVKTQTKGKIPNLLPEGSVDGDTRMVLVNAVYFKGKWKTPFEKKLNGLYPFRVNSTQRTPVQMMYLREKLNIGYIEDLKSQILELPYAGDVSMFLLLPDEIADVSTGLELLESEITYDKLNKWTSKDKMAEDDVEVYIPQFKLEEHYELKSILRSMGMEDAFNKGRANFSGMSERNDLFLSEVFHQAMVDVNEEGTEAAAGTGGVMTGRTGHGGPQFVADHPFLFLIMHKITKCILFFGRFSSP; encoded by the exons ATGGAGGACCTTTGTGTGGCAAACACACTGTTTGCCCTCAATTTATTCAAGCATCTGGCAAAAGCAAGCCCCACCCAGAACCTCTTTCTCTCCCCATGGAGCATCTCGTCCACCATGGCCATGGTCTACATGGGCTCCAGGGGCAGCACCGAAGACCAGATGGCCAAG GTGCTTCAGTTTAATGAAGTGGGAGCCAGTGCAGTTACCCCCATGACTCCAGAGAATTTTACCAGCTGTGGGTTCATGCAGCAGATCCAGAAGGGTACTTATCCTGATGCGATTTTGCAG GCACAAGCTGCAGATAAAATCCATTCGTCCTTCCGTTCTCTCAGCTCTGCAATCAATGCATCCACAGGGGATTATTTATTGGAAAGTGTCAATAAGCTGTTTGGTGAGAAGTCTGCGAGCTTCAGGGAA GAATACATTCGACTCTGTCAGAAATATTACTCCTCAGAACCCCAGGCAGTAGACTTCCTAGAATGTGCAGAAGAAGCCAGAAAAAAGATTAATTCCTGGGTCAAGACTCAAACCAAAG GCAAAATCCCAAACTTGTTACCTGAAGGTTCTGTAGATGGGGATACCAGGATGGTCCTTGTGAATGCTGTCTACttcaaaggaaagtggaaaactCCATTTGAGAAGAAACTAAATGGGCTTTATCCTTTCCGTGTAAACTCG ACTCAGCGCACACCTGTACAGATGATGTACTTGCGTGAAAAGCTAAACATTGGATACATAGAAGACCTAAAGTCTCAGATTCTAGAACTCCCATATGCTGGAGATGTTAGCATGTTCTTGTTGCTTCCAGATGAAATTGCCGATGTGTCCACTGGCTTGGAGCTG ctggaaagtgaaataaccTATGACAAACTCAACAAGTGGACAAGCAAAGATAAAATGGCTGAAGATGATGTTGAGGTATACATACCCCAGTTCAAATTAGAAGAGCATTATGAACTCAAATCCATTCTGAGAAGCATGGGCATGGAGGATGCCTTCAACAAGGGACGGGCCAATTTCTCAGGGATGTCGGAGCGGAATGACCTGTTTCTTTCTGAAGTGTTCCACCAAGCCATGGTGGATGTGAATGAGGAGGGCACTGAAGCAGCCGCTGGCACAGGAGGTGTTATGACAGGGAGAACTGGTCATGGAGGCCCACAGTTTGTGGCAGatcatccttttcttttccttattatgCATAAAATAACcaagtgcattttattttttggtagattttcctcACCCTAA